One Phosphitispora fastidiosa DNA segment encodes these proteins:
- a CDS encoding sensor histidine kinase, whose protein sequence is MTNVGGSGSPFELTALDTVIKETMRTLGAGREQLFAVAENARSECSRIKNSMAETNSQLAALNSELAAAQKEERIVQERVALVTGAFERHSEAEIKAAYEEVRELQVRLTLLKERRDQLLHKKEDFETSRQNLQQTAEKAENMVSQVGVVMDFIGGNLRDINIKLESLQQRQQMGLQIVKAQEEERKRVAREIHDGPAQSMANVVLRMEFCEKLMEVEPAKVSQELQELKGIVRSNLQDMRKIIFDLRPMALDDLGVIPALKRYIEDFREKNDIDIEMNFFGKEARLEPVLEIALFRLIQEALNNVVKHAHASKVKVVVELDNELVRAFVEDNGIGFDLNDYHANQTGNNFGLVSMRERTDLLGGEMKLETKLGKGTKVYFVVPVAR, encoded by the coding sequence ATGACTAATGTTGGCGGCAGTGGGAGTCCTTTTGAGCTGACGGCTCTTGACACAGTAATAAAAGAGACCATGAGGACTTTGGGTGCGGGCAGGGAACAGTTATTTGCCGTGGCCGAAAATGCCCGCAGCGAATGTTCGCGGATTAAGAACAGCATGGCAGAAACAAATAGCCAGTTGGCGGCTCTTAATTCGGAACTGGCAGCAGCTCAAAAAGAGGAAAGAATCGTCCAGGAACGGGTAGCCCTGGTTACCGGAGCTTTTGAAAGGCATTCCGAGGCAGAGATTAAAGCTGCCTATGAGGAGGTCAGGGAACTGCAGGTCAGGCTGACCCTGTTAAAAGAGCGGAGGGACCAACTGCTGCACAAAAAGGAGGACTTTGAAACCAGCAGGCAAAATCTCCAGCAAACGGCAGAAAAGGCTGAAAATATGGTTTCACAGGTTGGCGTTGTCATGGATTTCATCGGGGGGAACCTGAGAGATATAAATATTAAGCTGGAAAGCCTGCAGCAGCGTCAGCAGATGGGTCTGCAGATAGTAAAGGCCCAGGAAGAGGAACGCAAGCGGGTTGCCAGGGAAATTCATGACGGTCCGGCTCAGTCTATGGCGAATGTTGTCCTCCGGATGGAATTTTGTGAAAAACTGATGGAAGTTGAGCCGGCCAAAGTGAGCCAGGAGTTGCAGGAGCTGAAGGGTATTGTGCGCAGTAACCTTCAGGATATGCGGAAAATCATTTTTGACCTGCGCCCGATGGCTCTTGATGATTTGGGTGTGATTCCGGCTCTGAAAAGATATATTGAAGATTTTCGCGAAAAAAACGATATAGATATAGAGATGAATTTTTTTGGGAAAGAGGCCAGGCTGGAACCTGTTTTGGAAATTGCCCTGTTCCGCCTGATTCAGGAGGCCCTAAACAATGTTGTAAAACATGCCCACGCCTCAAAAGTGAAGGTTGTTGTGGAATTGGATAATGAACTGGTGAGAGCATTTGTTGAGGATAACGGGATAGGTTTTGACCTGAATGATTACCACGCCAATCAGACCGGAAACAATTTTGGACTGGTTAGTATGAGAGAGCGAACCGACCTTCTTGGTGGGGAGATGAAGCTTGAGACTAAACTGGGTAAGGGAACAAAGGTCTATTTTGTAGTTCCGGTAGCCAGGTAG
- a CDS encoding response regulator, whose protein sequence is MDRVRVLIADDHPLIRQGLVKVIRLDPSLDVVGEAADGEEVIEKAAQLSPHIIIMDINMPRMDGLEATKQIKQRFPDIKVVALTVEDSEQKVVEVIRAGVSGYILKDVDPDALASTIKAVYKGEMVVHPGITAMLCRELGQESSEAERNYGPCGLASRCPGGSLDVSLTAREVQILKYIASGVHNKDIASHLFISEKTVKNHITSIFRKLNVEDRTQAVISAVKLKLVSL, encoded by the coding sequence ATGGACCGGGTCAGGGTTCTGATTGCTGATGACCATCCGCTAATCCGCCAGGGGCTTGTCAAGGTTATAAGGCTTGACCCGTCACTTGATGTTGTCGGTGAAGCGGCTGATGGAGAAGAGGTCATCGAAAAAGCTGCACAATTAAGCCCTCACATTATCATCATGGATATTAACATGCCTAGGATGGATGGTCTTGAAGCTACAAAGCAAATTAAACAAAGGTTCCCCGATATCAAGGTGGTTGCGCTTACTGTTGAAGACAGCGAGCAAAAGGTAGTTGAGGTTATCCGGGCGGGGGTCAGTGGCTATATACTCAAGGATGTTGATCCAGATGCCCTGGCCTCAACCATTAAGGCAGTGTATAAAGGGGAGATGGTGGTCCACCCGGGGATTACGGCAATGCTCTGCAGGGAACTGGGCCAGGAAAGCAGTGAAGCAGAGCGGAACTATGGGCCATGCGGCCTTGCTTCACGGTGTCCGGGGGGCAGCCTGGATGTCAGCCTTACTGCGAGAGAGGTGCAGATATTGAAATACATTGCCAGCGGCGTACATAACAAGGATATTGCCAGCCACCTTTTTATCAGTGAGAAAACGGTGAAAAATCATATTACGAGCATCTTCAGGAAACTGAACGTAGAAGACAGGACCCAGGCGGTAATATCTGCAGTTAAATTGAAGCTAGTCAGTCTTTAG
- a CDS encoding Flp family type IVb pilin gives MLSMVKRLWSEERGQGMTEYGLILALIVIGVIAVLITMGDTLIEKFTAISDGLNGTAPTP, from the coding sequence ATGTTATCAATGGTTAAAAGATTGTGGAGTGAAGAAAGAGGCCAAGGCATGACCGAGTACGGACTGATTTTGGCGCTAATTGTAATTGGTGTTATCGCTGTTTTAATTACCATGGGCGACACTCTGATAGAAAAATTTACAGCAATCAGTGATGGCCTGAACGGAACTGCACCGACTCCTTAA
- a CDS encoding A24 family peptidase — protein MTVQVTNLIDIAVAAIVIISVYTDLKERKIYNVVILSGVLAGLLLNLLNDGSSGVLFSLKGLGAGMALLFIPFVLGGFGAGDVKLLGAIGAMKGTVFVCKAFLATGIAGGVLAVCVLIKQKRLFATLKRIGTSFLVLVTSVFKVNTLKNLDKAEFHESLPYGLAIGIGTLAAYLVG, from the coding sequence TTGACAGTTCAGGTTACCAACCTGATAGATATTGCTGTAGCAGCTATTGTAATAATATCTGTTTACACGGACCTAAAGGAACGAAAAATTTACAATGTAGTAATATTGTCCGGGGTGCTTGCCGGGCTGTTGCTTAATTTACTGAATGACGGTAGCAGTGGTGTCCTATTCAGCCTGAAGGGCCTGGGAGCAGGTATGGCTTTGCTTTTTATTCCCTTTGTGCTCGGCGGGTTTGGGGCAGGGGATGTAAAGCTGCTTGGTGCCATAGGGGCAATGAAAGGAACAGTATTTGTATGCAAGGCGTTTTTGGCTACCGGGATTGCAGGGGGGGTTCTGGCTGTCTGTGTATTGATTAAGCAGAAAAGGTTGTTTGCAACACTAAAACGTATCGGAACAAGTTTTTTAGTCTTAGTTACCAGTGTTTTTAAAGTGAATACCCTGAAAAACCTGGATAAAGCCGAATTCCACGAATCCCTGCCATACGGCTTAGCAATTGGAATTGGTACGTTGGCAGCGTACCTGGTGGGGTGA
- a CDS encoding TadE/TadG family type IV pilus assembly protein, with protein sequence MLWFHDFRRNQRGQAVVEMALVLPILLMLIFGIVEFGRILNTYMIVTNLSREGAREGAVGGTDTEIVNAVESGTNADQFDTASMGIAIDPPATLSGRPRGSAVKVTVSYPVDIIAPIIGPIIGDPFVVTSQTTMRVEG encoded by the coding sequence ATGTTATGGTTCCATGATTTTCGTAGAAATCAGCGGGGCCAGGCCGTTGTAGAAATGGCTTTGGTACTGCCAATTCTTCTTATGTTGATTTTTGGTATTGTAGAGTTTGGTCGTATATTGAATACCTACATGATAGTAACAAATCTATCACGTGAAGGAGCCAGAGAAGGCGCTGTAGGGGGAACCGATACGGAAATTGTTAATGCTGTGGAAAGCGGTACTAATGCTGATCAGTTTGATACTGCTTCCATGGGCATAGCAATTGATCCCCCGGCCACCTTGAGTGGAAGACCACGGGGTAGTGCCGTTAAGGTTACTGTGTCATATCCAGTGGATATAATTGCTCCAATAATTGGACCGATTATAGGAGACCCTTTTGTTGTTACCTCCCAGACAACTATGCGAGTGGAGGGGTGA
- a CDS encoding pilus assembly protein TadG-related protein: protein MDMFRRMITGENGNVVVISAIIFTVLLGFVALAVDGGLLYLEFTRVARGADAAALAGAQELPDTVKAAARVSEYLQKNSINANEPDNLVIAFSPNNREITVKIQKPVQLHFAKVLGLDRANVDGAAAAQISPVSKISGLIPLGIDESLLPLEHGHQYIIKVGNPSTGWTGIMEYPGQSGKDDYKEAALNGYDGLVAINDIVGKAPGNATGPTIEGIQTRIDQIIESWSDYNPDSPRIVLIPVYRNLGVLPNEGVQIVGFASVFLEKVVGHGLENDVYVRYVNYTVSGETDDSITGSYLNSVKLIG from the coding sequence ATGGATATGTTCAGAAGGATGATAACCGGGGAAAATGGAAATGTTGTCGTTATTTCTGCGATAATATTCACAGTGCTGCTGGGGTTTGTAGCGCTGGCGGTTGATGGAGGGCTCCTTTATCTGGAATTCACCAGGGTGGCCCGTGGAGCTGATGCCGCTGCTTTGGCGGGTGCCCAGGAACTGCCTGATACTGTAAAGGCTGCGGCCCGGGTGTCAGAGTATCTTCAAAAAAACAGTATTAATGCTAATGAGCCTGACAATCTTGTTATTGCTTTTTCGCCCAACAACAGGGAAATTACGGTAAAGATACAAAAACCTGTACAACTTCATTTTGCAAAAGTGTTAGGTTTAGATAGGGCCAATGTAGATGGAGCAGCCGCTGCCCAAATTTCTCCTGTGTCAAAAATAAGTGGGCTGATTCCCCTTGGGATCGATGAAAGCTTGCTTCCTCTGGAACATGGACACCAATATATTATTAAGGTCGGTAATCCAAGCACAGGATGGACAGGAATTATGGAATATCCGGGTCAATCAGGAAAAGATGACTATAAGGAGGCAGCTCTAAATGGTTATGATGGTTTGGTGGCTATTAATGATATTGTAGGGAAAGCTCCCGGAAATGCCACCGGGCCTACTATTGAAGGTATTCAGACGCGAATTGACCAAATCATTGAATCTTGGAGTGATTACAATCCGGACAGCCCACGGATAGTATTAATTCCTGTTTATCGTAACCTTGGCGTCCTTCCCAATGAAGGTGTCCAGATTGTTGGTTTTGCCAGTGTTTTCCTGGAGAAGGTTGTCGGGCACGGGCTGGAAAACGATGTTTATGTGAGATATGTCAATTATACGGTATCTGGGGAAACGGATGATTCTATTACCGGATCGTATTTAAACAGCGTCAAACTTATTGGTTGA
- a CDS encoding pilus assembly protein TadG-related protein, with protein MQNLISRFFNNEEGQVVVIIAVAFTVLLGFVGLAVDTGVMYLEHNRLVRAADAAALAGAQELPANPIMAEEIAEEYAGKNGIDPEQLSVDISDDKKTIAVSVGKTVSLVFAKVFGYESRQVSTEVSAKVAPVKSLRGAVPFSVKEQIFNYGDPYVLKEGASGPDSDGARWCGWFGALDFTGGGGGAREYEDMIAQGFPGEISIGDIINIEPGNMAGPTADGVEERIESCTHVPSCTWNNHASDCPKVIYVPIVEEYSGSGGNRRVEVVGFAAFFLEGVENHQGNNGDVVGRFIFETVSAETDDSVDGYGLQSVRLLE; from the coding sequence ATGCAAAACTTAATAAGCAGATTTTTTAACAATGAAGAGGGACAGGTAGTTGTCATCATAGCTGTTGCCTTTACCGTACTGCTAGGTTTTGTCGGGCTGGCTGTAGATACCGGGGTAATGTACCTGGAACACAACCGCCTTGTCAGGGCGGCAGATGCTGCCGCCCTGGCAGGGGCCCAGGAACTGCCGGCTAATCCCATAATGGCAGAGGAGATAGCTGAAGAATATGCAGGCAAGAATGGCATCGATCCTGAACAGTTAAGTGTTGATATCAGTGACGACAAAAAAACTATCGCAGTTTCTGTTGGTAAAACCGTTAGCCTTGTCTTTGCGAAGGTTTTTGGTTATGAGTCCCGTCAGGTAAGTACTGAGGTCAGCGCCAAGGTGGCTCCTGTGAAGAGTCTTCGCGGAGCGGTCCCTTTTTCTGTAAAAGAGCAGATATTTAATTACGGTGATCCTTATGTATTAAAAGAAGGGGCCAGTGGGCCGGATTCTGACGGGGCCAGGTGGTGCGGCTGGTTTGGCGCACTTGACTTTACAGGCGGTGGTGGCGGTGCCAGGGAATATGAAGATATGATTGCACAGGGTTTTCCCGGAGAAATTTCAATAGGGGATATTATTAATATTGAACCGGGAAACATGGCCGGGCCTACCGCTGACGGTGTTGAGGAGCGTATTGAGAGCTGTACCCATGTCCCTTCATGTACGTGGAATAATCACGCATCAGATTGCCCCAAGGTAATTTATGTGCCCATTGTGGAAGAGTATTCCGGGAGCGGTGGCAACAGAAGGGTTGAGGTGGTGGGGTTTGCCGCCTTTTTCCTGGAAGGAGTGGAAAATCACCAGGGCAACAATGGTGATGTTGTGGGCCGGTTTATTTTTGAGACAGTATCTGCAGAGACAGATGATTCCGTCGACGGATATGGGTTGCAAAGTGTTAGGCTGCTGGAATAA
- the cpaB gene encoding Flp pilus assembly protein CpaB — protein sequence MSNKKVLLLALLCGLLTAVALNFYLKSVQEAATNIKTRAVAVASARILERTLITANMVTVKDIPVEYVNSYAVNDVSQVVGSTARAEIEAGEQILQTKIVRRDSNRQSLAYSIPLGMRAISIDINEQTGVGGLLKPGDYVDVLGTVEVEIFSVDPNVNTVRETKTHVILQNVGVLAVGTDIGDPGNVEGEEKDSKSDSAGTVTLAVPAEKTQMVAHIASKGDLYLTLRAPADNSVEDRPSIDSLELLK from the coding sequence ATGTCCAATAAGAAAGTCTTGCTGCTGGCACTCTTGTGCGGTCTTTTGACTGCAGTTGCACTGAATTTCTACTTGAAGTCAGTTCAGGAAGCAGCTACCAATATAAAAACCAGGGCTGTGGCAGTTGCCAGCGCCAGGATTCTGGAAAGGACCCTGATTACTGCTAATATGGTTACCGTGAAAGACATTCCGGTAGAATATGTCAATAGCTATGCGGTCAATGATGTATCTCAGGTTGTAGGTTCGACAGCGCGGGCTGAAATTGAGGCCGGAGAACAGATACTACAGACCAAAATTGTCAGAAGGGATAGCAATCGGCAGTCTTTGGCTTATTCTATTCCCCTTGGAATGCGGGCGATATCAATTGATATCAATGAACAGACAGGTGTCGGGGGATTACTCAAACCCGGAGACTATGTTGATGTACTTGGTACGGTGGAAGTGGAGATTTTTAGCGTTGACCCTAATGTAAATACTGTGCGGGAAACAAAGACCCATGTTATACTTCAGAATGTTGGGGTTTTGGCTGTAGGGACCGATATTGGAGACCCGGGAAATGTCGAGGGGGAGGAAAAAGACAGTAAATCGGATTCTGCCGGAACAGTGACTTTGGCTGTACCTGCTGAAAAAACACAGATGGTAGCTCATATAGCATCTAAAGGAGATTTATATCTGACACTGCGTGCGCCTGCGGATAATAGCGTAGAAGACAGGCCGTCAATCGATTCACTGGAACTTCTCAAATAA
- a CDS encoding response regulator translates to MAIKILIVDDVTETRENIKRLLYFEKDMMIVGEAADGEEAIRQTGKLNPDILLMDINMPAMDGITATEEISLKYPKAAIIIMSVQGEQEYLKKAMVAGAREYMVKPFSTDELVNTIRKVYELEQKRRIQLSEPSIVREMQRDPQIITVFSTKGGVGRTTVATNLAISLAEQTRKKVAIIDLDLQFGDVAIMLNVVPKRTITELIQDIGQMDAELMESYLVTHPTGIRVLPCPTRPEYSELISGSHVEKILGTLKQIYDYIVVDTPSFFHETTLTALDLSHQIMVLISLDLPTIKNVKLGLEVLDSLHLKGKVKLILNRSSSDIGIKCEDMEESIGLQVAAHVPSDGRTVIGSVNKGNPFVISNPHARISESIGELAHMVMQGEPQLQKVPDVEKRRGLFGKLFG, encoded by the coding sequence ATGGCAATAAAAATCTTAATAGTTGATGATGTTACAGAAACCAGGGAAAACATAAAACGGCTGCTTTATTTTGAAAAGGACATGATGATTGTCGGAGAGGCTGCAGATGGAGAAGAAGCCATTAGGCAAACAGGTAAGCTTAATCCCGATATACTGTTAATGGATATTAATATGCCGGCAATGGACGGAATAACTGCTACAGAGGAAATCTCCCTTAAGTACCCCAAGGCGGCAATTATCATTATGTCGGTTCAGGGGGAGCAGGAATACCTGAAAAAGGCCATGGTGGCCGGAGCGCGTGAATACATGGTAAAACCCTTTAGCACCGATGAACTGGTTAACACTATCAGGAAAGTATATGAACTGGAACAAAAACGCCGAATCCAACTAAGTGAGCCTTCCATTGTCAGGGAAATGCAGCGGGACCCACAGATAATTACCGTTTTCTCTACCAAGGGCGGTGTAGGCAGGACAACCGTAGCCACCAATTTAGCCATAAGCCTGGCTGAGCAAACCCGGAAAAAAGTGGCTATAATTGATTTGGACCTGCAGTTTGGGGATGTGGCCATAATGCTGAATGTGGTCCCTAAAAGGACTATTACCGAGTTAATTCAGGATATCGGGCAAATGGATGCAGAGCTCATGGAAAGTTATCTGGTGACACATCCGACGGGTATAAGGGTTCTGCCGTGTCCTACCAGGCCCGAATATTCGGAACTGATATCCGGAAGCCATGTGGAAAAAATTCTTGGTACTCTCAAACAAATTTATGATTATATTGTAGTTGATACCCCGTCGTTTTTTCACGAGACAACCCTTACCGCTCTTGACCTAAGCCACCAGATTATGGTTCTGATTTCATTGGATCTGCCAACTATCAAGAATGTCAAACTAGGGCTCGAAGTATTGGACTCACTGCACCTGAAAGGTAAGGTCAAGTTAATTTTGAACCGGTCCTCCAGCGATATCGGAATAAAGTGTGAAGATATGGAAGAAAGTATTGGCCTTCAGGTTGCTGCACATGTTCCCAGTGACGGGCGGACAGTTATTGGTTCTGTTAACAAGGGTAACCCATTTGTAATATCCAACCCCCATGCCAGGATTTCTGAAAGCATTGGGGAATTGGCACATATGGTTATGCAGGGTGAGCCCCAATTGCAGAAGGTGCCTGATGTGGAGAAAAGGAGAGGCCTGTTTGGGAAACTGTTTGGATAG
- a CDS encoding CpaF family protein produces the protein MSLLKRLEKEKTALGEGIEKADKSAKAAVVKQDPYRELKIQIHKRVIEELDNEAMQADSQDEEDAKKLKETIDIIVNDMLDQEAAYIPRADRTKIISEIIDEVIGLGPITPLLDDSTVSEVMVNSPNQVYIERNGKLVLTEVTFRDNEHVMHIIEKIVAPIGRRVDESSPMVDARLPDGSRVNAIIPPLALKGPSITIRKFSKDPLKIEDLIRFGSLTPEMAKFLEVCVKGRLNIVVSGGTGSGKTTTLNVLSSFIPNDERIVTCEDAAEIQLRQEHVITLETRPPNIEGKGAVTIRDLVKNCLRMRPDRIVVGEVRSGEALDMLQAMNTGHDGSLTTGHANSPRDMLARLETMVLMAGMDLPVRAIREQMASAVDMIVQQSRLKDGSRKITHITEVLGLESDTIVLQDIFIYEQKGIDENGKLIGRFKPTGIRPKFLNKLETAGIRLPDDIFLMPPL, from the coding sequence ATGTCACTGTTAAAACGGCTGGAAAAAGAAAAAACTGCCCTCGGAGAGGGGATAGAAAAAGCCGACAAGTCTGCAAAGGCAGCAGTCGTCAAACAGGACCCTTATAGAGAACTTAAAATTCAGATACATAAAAGGGTAATTGAGGAATTAGACAATGAAGCGATGCAGGCAGATAGTCAGGATGAAGAAGACGCTAAAAAGTTGAAGGAGACTATTGATATCATTGTCAACGACATGCTTGATCAGGAGGCTGCATATATTCCCAGGGCTGACAGGACTAAAATTATTTCAGAAATAATTGATGAGGTTATCGGACTAGGTCCGATAACCCCGCTTCTTGATGACTCCACTGTATCAGAGGTAATGGTTAACAGTCCAAATCAGGTTTACATTGAGCGGAATGGTAAGCTTGTTTTGACAGAAGTGACCTTCAGGGATAATGAACACGTTATGCACATTATTGAAAAGATTGTTGCCCCTATTGGCAGGCGGGTTGATGAAAGTTCCCCTATGGTTGATGCACGGCTTCCTGACGGTTCTCGTGTTAATGCAATTATTCCGCCCCTCGCCTTAAAAGGGCCAAGTATAACTATAAGGAAGTTTTCTAAAGACCCGCTGAAAATCGAAGATTTGATCAGGTTCGGCTCCCTTACTCCTGAGATGGCAAAATTCCTGGAGGTATGTGTTAAGGGCAGGCTTAATATAGTGGTATCAGGAGGTACCGGGTCAGGAAAAACAACTACACTTAACGTGTTGTCTTCCTTTATTCCCAATGATGAGCGAATTGTTACCTGTGAGGATGCAGCTGAAATCCAGCTTAGGCAGGAGCATGTCATCACCTTAGAAACCCGTCCGCCAAATATAGAAGGTAAGGGTGCCGTGACCATCAGGGATCTGGTTAAAAACTGCCTGAGGATGAGGCCTGATAGAATAGTTGTCGGAGAGGTCCGGAGTGGTGAGGCCCTCGATATGCTCCAGGCTATGAATACCGGTCATGACGGTTCACTGACAACAGGACATGCCAATTCACCGCGGGATATGCTGGCAAGGCTGGAAACGATGGTTTTAATGGCTGGGATGGACCTTCCTGTAAGAGCCATCAGGGAGCAGATGGCCTCAGCGGTCGATATGATAGTTCAGCAAAGCAGGCTGAAAGACGGATCCAGGAAGATTACTCACATTACTGAAGTTTTGGGGCTTGAAAGTGATACCATTGTGTTGCAGGATATTTTTATTTATGAGCAGAAGGGCATTGACGAAAACGGTAAACTGATAGGGCGATTCAAGCCAACGGGTATCAGGCCTAAATTCCTTAATAAGCTGGAGACCGCGGGTATAAGGCTGCCTGATGATATTTTTTTGATGCCTCCGCTATAA
- a CDS encoding type II secretion system F family protein, whose protein sequence is MYLSLILVLVFLFVSLLVYGVYLTATTGKRELSSRMKTYTAKTGELAQDTGLRERVSNFDWKMTFKEASKVFAAKQFTKKVEIELIKADIPLRGEEFVLIIVLVMAGMGLLFSLISQNIIFGWLGAVVGFILPRYVIKRAKTKRAQKFNSQIGDSLVVMANSMRAGFSFMQAMEMVSKEMPSPISDEYSRALREMNLGTPTEEALLNITERIESEDMDLVITAVLIQRQVGGNLSEVLQGISHTIRERIRIKGEIKTLTAQGRISGMVVGFLPIAIGIILSVINPSYIGTLFTNPIGWGLLVAGAISQTIGIALIKKSVDIKI, encoded by the coding sequence ATGTATCTTTCTCTAATATTAGTGTTGGTCTTCCTGTTTGTATCGCTTCTGGTTTATGGCGTTTATCTCACTGCTACCACCGGTAAGCGTGAGTTAAGCAGCCGGATGAAAACTTACACTGCTAAAACAGGTGAACTGGCTCAGGACACAGGTTTAAGAGAGCGGGTAAGTAATTTTGACTGGAAGATGACATTTAAGGAAGCCAGCAAGGTATTTGCTGCCAAGCAATTTACTAAAAAAGTGGAAATTGAACTTATTAAGGCAGATATCCCGCTCAGGGGGGAGGAATTTGTCCTCATCATTGTGCTGGTTATGGCCGGTATGGGACTTTTATTTAGCCTCATTTCCCAGAACATTATTTTCGGCTGGCTGGGAGCAGTAGTAGGGTTTATTCTGCCAAGGTATGTTATTAAACGGGCAAAAACAAAAAGGGCCCAAAAATTCAATTCTCAGATAGGGGATTCTCTTGTGGTTATGGCAAACTCCATGAGGGCAGGCTTTAGTTTTATGCAAGCCATGGAAATGGTTTCCAAGGAAATGCCGTCACCGATAAGTGATGAATATAGCCGGGCACTCAGAGAAATGAACCTTGGAACTCCGACAGAGGAGGCTTTGCTAAACATAACCGAAAGAATAGAAAGTGAGGATATGGACCTGGTTATCACTGCGGTCCTAATTCAGAGGCAGGTCGGCGGAAATCTGTCAGAGGTGCTTCAGGGTATTTCACACACCATAAGAGAACGCATAAGAATTAAAGGTGAAATCAAAACCCTCACAGCCCAGGGAAGGATATCCGGTATGGTTGTGGGATTTCTTCCTATTGCCATAGGAATTATTCTTTCTGTAATAAATCCGTCATACATCGGTACTTTGTTCACCAATCCTATTGGTTGGGGGCTGCTTGTGGCAGGTGCCATCTCACAAACCATAGGAATCGCTCTTATCAAAAAGTCTGTTGATATTAAGATATAA
- a CDS encoding type II secretion system F family protein: MKYLILCFSFLAVFLSIYGVYLLIYQERFTITRRMQEIASNMRRKPQLNDELSKPFIERIFRPLLLKVSSYIGKLTPTKKKVSLQKKLVMAGNPGNLSPSEFAVIQYGFTIVLPIAVLLVSLPLSWSPGTVLLFMTLACMSGIILPDYYLKMCAGRRREEVQDNLPDVLDLLTVSVEAGLGFDAALVKVVEKTKGVVSREFNRVLQEIKMGKPRRDALRDLGNRSGVDDMVAFVGSIIQADQLGVSIGNVLRLQSEQMRQKRRQRAEEKAMKAPIKMLIPLILFIFPTIFIVVLGPAAIQIMDIF; encoded by the coding sequence ATGAAGTACCTGATTTTATGCTTTAGTTTCCTCGCGGTATTCCTCTCCATTTATGGGGTATATTTGTTAATTTACCAGGAGCGTTTTACGATAACCCGTAGGATGCAGGAAATTGCCAGCAATATGCGCCGCAAGCCTCAACTCAATGATGAACTTAGTAAGCCGTTTATTGAGAGGATTTTCCGCCCTCTTTTGCTGAAAGTGTCCTCATACATAGGTAAACTGACACCTACCAAGAAAAAGGTGAGCCTGCAAAAAAAGCTGGTAATGGCCGGAAACCCCGGAAACCTTTCACCAAGTGAATTTGCGGTTATCCAGTATGGGTTCACAATTGTGTTACCTATAGCTGTTTTATTAGTATCCCTGCCTTTGAGCTGGAGCCCGGGAACGGTTCTGCTGTTCATGACTTTGGCCTGCATGTCAGGTATAATTCTTCCCGATTACTATCTGAAGATGTGTGCTGGCAGAAGAAGGGAAGAGGTGCAGGACAACCTTCCTGATGTACTGGATTTGCTTACCGTAAGTGTGGAAGCGGGGCTGGGGTTTGATGCTGCACTGGTAAAAGTTGTCGAAAAAACTAAGGGGGTAGTTTCACGGGAGTTTAATAGGGTGTTACAGGAGATAAAAATGGGCAAACCAAGGCGTGACGCGCTGCGAGATTTAGGCAACAGGTCTGGGGTTGATGACATGGTAGCATTTGTCGGATCAATTATCCAGGCGGACCAGTTAGGGGTTAGTATTGGTAATGTGCTCCGGCTACAGTCGGAACAGATGCGCCAAAAAAGAAGGCAGAGGGCAGAGGAAAAAGCAATGAAGGCACCTATTAAAATGCTGATACCTTTGATTCTCTTTATTTTTCCCACAATTTTTATTGTGGTTCTCGGTCCTGCTGCAATTCAGATAATGGATATCTTTTAA
- a CDS encoding DUF192 domain-containing protein: MTDQLVNLTKNTTLANRVEIAGTWLTRLKGLLGRDRLPEGHCLVITPCRSVHTHFMKFNLDILFIDASGRIVYLAENLPPFRITPNVRQARFVVELPAGIVSSTGTSTDDCLNILPAMLKK, encoded by the coding sequence ATGACAGATCAACTCGTAAATCTTACCAAAAACACTACTCTCGCCAATCGGGTGGAAATTGCCGGGACGTGGCTAACCCGGCTGAAAGGTCTTCTGGGTAGGGACCGACTTCCGGAAGGACACTGCCTGGTAATTACCCCCTGCAGGTCTGTACACACCCATTTTATGAAGTTCAATCTTGACATTCTGTTTATTGATGCCTCCGGAAGGATAGTTTACCTGGCGGAAAACCTGCCTCCTTTCAGAATTACTCCCAATGTCAGGCAGGCCCGCTTTGTTGTAGAATTACCCGCAGGTATAGTTAGTTCTACGGGAACCTCAACAGATGACTGCCTGAATATTTTGCCTGCAATGCTGAAAAAGTGA